The genome window AACTAAAAGTATTTATATATATGGTACAGGAGGGCACAGTTTAGTCTGTGTTGATGTAGCTAAAAATCTAGGATATGAAAAAATCATTTTTCTAGATGATAATAAAGGATTAAAATACCATTCAAACTTAGAAAAACATGATATGTTTATTGCTATTGGAGCTAATCATATCCGAGAAAAACTTTTCAAAAAAGCAAAAGAAGATGGATTTAGATTAGTAAATTTGATACATAAAAGTGCTATTATTAGTCCTAGTGCTTTTTTAGATGATGAGGGTATATTAATCATGCCAAATGTAGTAGTTAATGCTAAAGCTAGCATTACAAAAGGTGTGATCTTAAATACTGCTTGCGTGGTTGAGCATGAGTGTTTTGTAGGTGAGTTTAGCCATATTAGTGTTGGAGCTAAACTCGCTGGAGCAGTTAACATAGGTAAGCGTTGTTTTTTAGGAATTAACTCAAGTGTTATTCCTTGTGTAACTTTATGTGATGATATAACTTTAGGTGCAGGTGGAGTGGTCGTTAAAGACTTAAAATCTAAAGGCATTTATGCTGGAGTTCCTGCTAAAAAAATAAAGGAGGCAAAATGAGATTTTTTTTATCAGCACCACATATGAGTGGTAAAGAATTAGAATACATACACAAAGCTTTTGAAAGCAACTATATAGCACCTTTAGGTGAGTTTGTAAATGCCTTAGAACAAAGTATTAAAGACTACACAAAAAGCTCTAATGCTCTTGCTCTAAATGCAGCCACAGCAGCTATTCACTTAGCTTTAAGAGTTTTAGGCATTAAAGAAGGCGATGTGGTTTTAGCCTCAAGTTTTACCTTTATCGCTTCAGTAGCTCCAATCTCATACATGAATGCTACGCCAGTGTTTATTGATTGTGATGAAACTTATAATTTAGATGTAAATTTATTAAAAAAAGCTATCAAAGAAAGTCCTAAAAAACCAAAAGCACTCATTTTAACTCATCTTTATGGCAATGCCTCTAAAATGGATGAGATTGTCCAAATTTGCAAAGAAAATGAAATTTTCTTGATCGAAGATGCTGCAGAAGCTTTAGGAAGCTTTTATAAAAATAAAGCTTTAGGGACTTTTGGAGATTTTGGAGTATATTCATTTAATGGCAATAAAATCATCACAACAGGTGGTGGTGGTATGCTTGTAAGTGAAAATCATGCTAATCTTGAAAAAGCAAGATTTTACAGTACCCAAGCTAGAGAAAACTGTCTTCACTATGAACATAAAGAATACGGTTATAACTATAGAATGAGTAACATCCTAGGCGCAATCGGAACTGCTCAAATGGAGGTTTTAGAAGAAAGAGTAAATAAAAAGCGTGAAATTTACAGCTGGTATAAAGAATTTTTAAATGGTACTTTTACTTTTTTAGATGAACTTGAAAACACCAAATCTAACCGTTGGTTAAGTACTGCTTTGCTTGATTTTGATTCAAATAAATTAAATACTTGTGAAAAACACTATATTTGTGATCATAAAGCAGTCAAAATTCAAGATAACATTTTAAAAATCATACAAGTTCTAAAAGATAATCAAATCGAAAGTCGTCCACTTTGGAAGCCAATGCATTTGCAAGAACTCTATAAAGGTTGCAGTGCTTATTTAAATGGAAATAGTGAGTTTTTCTTTAGTAATGGAATTTGCCTTCCAAGTGCAACCACTATGAGTAAAGCTGATGTAGAAGAAGTTTCTACTTTAATCTTAAATACCCTAAAGGACTAAGATGGATTATAAAAGCAAACGCCTAGGTTTTTTTCTAGGTGCAGATATCTTACTTTTTGTTATAAGTATTTATTTATCTTTTTCTTTACGCTTTAGTGCAGATATCCCAAGTGAGTTTTATGAGGGAATGTTTAAAAGTGCTGTGATTTTAATTTTGCTTAAAATTCTTTTTCTAGCTTTTTTTAGAATTTATCAAGTTGCATGGAGATTTTTTTCTCTAAATGAAGCACGTAAATTAGTTATCGCTTTGGCTTTAGCTGAACTTGTATTTTTAGCGATTTATTATTTTTATGATGATTTTTTTAATCCCTTCCCAAGAAGTGTTATAGGAATAGACTTTGTTTTATCATGTATGCTAATTGGAAGTTTACGCATTAGTAAAAGAATGATTGTAGATTTTAGAAAACCAAAATACAACGAAGAACATCCTTGTATTGTAGTAGGTGCCACCTCAAAAGCTTTGCATTTGCTAAAAGGTGCTAAAGAGGGAAGCTTAGGACTTTTTCCTGTAGCCGTAGTAGATGAACGCACTAATTTAATAGGTACTTATTGTGATAAATTTATAGTTGAAGAAAAAGAAGCGATTAGAAAATATACTGCTGAAGGTATTCATACTGCCATTATTGCTTTAAAACTCGAACAAGAAGAATTAAAAAAGCTTTTTGATGAGCTTATCGCTTATGGAATTAACGATATAAAGCTTTTTTCTTTTACGCAAAATGAAGCAAGAGATATAAGCATCGAAGATTTACTAGCACGTAAACCAAAAGACTTAGACAATGCTTGCGTGATTGATTTTATTAAAGATAAAGTGGTTTTAGTTAGCGGCGCTGGTGGAACTATAGGTAGTGAGCTTTGCAAGCAGTGTATTAAATTTGGTGCCAAACACTTAATTATGCTAGATCATAGTGAGTATAATTTATACAAAATCAACGATGAATTAAGCTTGCATAAAGAAAAAATTGAACCTATTATGATGAGTATTTTAGATAAAGAAGCTTTAGAAAAACTCATTAAAGAAAAAAACATAGATTTGATTTTACATGCAGCAGCTTATAAACATGTGCCTTTGTGTGAGCAAAATCCACACTCGGCTATTTTAAATAACATCATAGGCACTAAAAATTTAATCGATCTTGCTAAAACTTACAAAGTGGCTAAATTTGTTATGATAAGCACAGATAAAGCCGTAAGACCAACCAATATCATGGGTTGTACGAAAAGAATTTGTGAGCTTTATGCACTAAGCTCAAGTTGTGAAAATTTTGAGGTAGCATGTGTGCGTTTTGGTAACGTTTTGGGTTCAAGTGGAAGTGTGATACCTAAATTTAAAGCTCAAATTGCGGCTAATGAGCCACTTACGCTTACCCATCCTGATATAGTACGTTATTTTATGTTAGTAGATGAAGCTGTACAACTTGTTTTGCAAGCTGCGGCCATTGCAAAAGGTGGGGAGTTGTTTGTACTTGATATGGGCGAACCTGTAAAAATTATGGATTTGGCTAAAAAAATGCTTTTACTTTCTAATAAAAAACTAGAAATCAAGATCACAGGGCTTAGAAAAGGCGAGAAACTTTATGAAGAACTTCTAATTCATGAAGATGATTTAAAAACCCAATATGAAAGTATTTTTGTAACAACAAGTGAGATAAAAGATTTAAATATTTTAAATCAAGAAATAGAAAAATTACTCCAAAGTGCAGATCCTGCTAAAGTTTTGAAAGAGATCGTACCTGAATTTAATCATAATAAAAATGGAGAGTGATTAAATTCTAATTTTATTTTAAAATGTTATAATATAATCTTTAATTGATTAATAAAAATAAAAACGATACAATTACATCTTATGTAATTAGATCGAAATAAAGGAAAAAAAGTGAAATTATTAGTAGTTGATGATAGTTCTACCATGAGAAGAATAATCAAAAACACTCTTGTAAGACTAGGTCATAAAGATGTTTTAGAAGCTGAGCATGGTGTAGAAGCTTGGGATTTACTTTCACAAAATGATGACATTAAGGTTTTAATTACTGATTGGAATATGCCTGAAATGAATGGACTAGAACTAGTTAAAAAAGTAAGAGCGGAAGAAAAATACGCCGATATGCCTATTATCATGGTAACAACAGAAGGTGGTAAGGCAGAGGTTATCACAGCCTTAAAAGCAGGTGTAAATAACTACATTGTAAAACCTTTCACACCTCAAGTATTAAAAGAAAAACTTGAAGATGTTTTAGGGACAAACGAAGGCTAATTATAAGTTTTTATGCAAACACATTATCACGAACTTTTTTTTCAAACAGATGAGGAATATCTAGAATTATTCCTTGATCTTATTTTTTCTTTAGATATAGATGCCATAGAAGAAAAAAACAATGGTATCTATATACGCTCCGAAGAAGATTTAGAACTCATTCAGATAGCTTTAAAAAATTTTCATCAAAAATTATGTGAAAAGTTAAACACTAACATTTTCTTTAGCTCAAGCTTAGAAAAAAAAGAAAACAAAAACTGGATAGAAGAATACAAAAAAGGCATTCAAGCTCTAACTATAGATAATATTCATATCCATACCACTTGGCAAGAAGCTAAAGAAGATAAGATTAATATTGTCATAGATCCTGCACTCGCCTTTGGTTCTGGACATCATGAAAGTACTTACACTTGCATAGAATTTTTACAAAAATACACAGATAATTCTAAATTTTGTTTAGATGTGGGTTGTGGAAGTGGGATTTTAAGCATCATCATGGCAAAACTTGGTGCAAAAGTACAAGCATGCGATACAGATGAACTAGCTATAGTTGCCAGTAAAGAAAACGCACAGTTAAACCACGTAAACTTTGATGATATTTGGGTAGGTTCTGTTAATAAAAGCTTACATAAATATGATATAGTAGTAGCAAATATCATCGCTGATATTTTAATCATACTAGAAAAAGATTTAAAAGAAAAAACCAAAGAAGGCGGAATTTTAATCTTATCTGGTATTTTAAATAAATACGAAGAAAGAATTAAAGATAAATTCAAAGATTTAACTTTGTTAGAATGTAAACACAAAGGAGAATGGTTGAGTTTAGCTTACAAAAAGGAAATAAAATAATGAATAAAAAGTCAAACGATCCAAAAGATAATCAAAATAATAATAGCTTTTTCAATAGAAATCCTATTTTTATTTTTGCTATTTTTGCTATTGTGATGATTCTTTTATTTAAAGGATTTTCAGATGATGGTAGCATGGGCATTATGGGCGGAGAAAATACCAAAAAGGTTACTTATTCTGAATTAAAAACCTTAATCGAAAACAATCAAATCGCCCAAGTTAACATAGGTCAAACTACCGTCAAAGCAGTTTCCAAAGCAGGAAATATGGTATATATCACTAAAAAAGTTGCAAATGATGCCACTTTTGTACCTTTGCTTGATTCAAAAGGTGTTTCATATGGTGCTTTCAATGAAAGCAATTGGTTTATAGATATCTTGCTTTCTTGGGTTTTACCAGTGTTTATTTTCTTTGGTATATGGATGTTTTTAGCTTCTCGTATGCAAAAAAATATGGGCGGATCTATACTTGGTATAGGAAGTTCTAAAAAACTTGTAAATTCAGAAAAGCCAAAAGTTAAATTTAATGATGTAGCTGGTGTAGAAGAAGCAAAAGAAGAAGTTAAAGAGATTGTAGATTTTTTAAAATATCCTGAAAGATACATCAATCTTGGTGCAAAAATTCCAAAAGGTCTTTTACTTGTAGGTCCTCCAGGTACAGGTAAAACTCTACTTGCAAAAGCTGTTGCAGGTGAGGCTGATGTGCCATTTTTTAGTGTATCAGGCTCATCTTTTATAGAAATGTTTGTAGGGGTTGGCGCTTCAAGAGTAAGGGACTTATTTGAAAATGCAAAAAAAGAAGCTCCTGCTATTGTTTTTATCGATGAAATCGATGCTATAGGAAAATCGCGTGCAGCAAGTGGCATGATGGGTGGAAATGATGAGAGAGAACAAACTTTAAATCAACTTCTAGCAGAAATGGATGGCTTTGGAACCGAAAGTTCTCCGGTAATTGTATTAGCCGCTACTAATCGTCCTGAAGTACTTGATGCGGCTTTACTTAGACCTGGCCGTTTTGATAGACAAGTTTTAGTAGATAAGCCTGATTTTAAAGGTAGATGCGATATTTTAAAAGTACACATGAAAGATGTTAAAATTTCACCTGAAGTAAAAGTAGAAGATATTGCAAGATTAACCGCAGGACTTGCTGGTGCTGATTTGGCAAACATCATCAATGAAGCAGCTCTACTTGCAGGTAGAGATTCTAAGAAACATGTAGAACAAAAAGATTTAGTTGAAGCAGTGGAAAGAGCCATAGCAGGACTTGAGAAAAAATCACGCAGAATTAATGATAAAGAGAAAAAAATAGTAACTTATCACGAATGTGGTCATGCCTTAATCGCTGAAACCACAAAAGGTGCTAAAAAAGTAAGTAAAGTTTCTGTTATACCTCGTGGCTTAGCAGCTTTGGGTTATACACTCAATACTCCCGAAGAAAATAAATTCCTAATGCAAAAACATGAACTTTTGGCTGAAGTTGATGTGCTTTTAGGTGGTCGAGCAGCCGAAGAGATTTTCATTAAAGAAATTTCAACCGGTGCGAGTAATGACCTTGAGCGTGCTACTGATATCATCAAAGCTATGATTTCTATGTATGGTATGAGTGAAATAGCAGGTTTAATGGTGCTTGAAAAACAAAGAAATACTTTCTTAAGTGGTGGTCAAACCATTAAAGATTACTCAGACAAAATGGCACAAGATCTAGATGAGTATGTAAAGAAAACTCTAGATGAACGCTATATAGGAGTAAAAGAGACTTTAAAAACTTATAGTGGCGCCATAGAGGTAATGGTACAAGCGCTTTATGAAGAAGAAACCATTGATGGTGCAAAAGTAAGAGAGATTATTAAAAATTATGAAGAAGAAAACAATCTTCCAACGCGCTTAGAAGAAAAAGAACAAGAAGTGGCTAAGGAAAACTAATGAAAATAGATTTTATTGCAAAGGCGGGTTGGGGTTTACTCATAGTTCTAGCTATAGTCTTTGTAATAGCTCAACTTATATGGGGATTTTCTTGGCTATTATGGTGTATTTTTATACTTTTTGCTTGTCTTTTTAGATCAAGCACAATTAATCACATCGCTGATTCAAATACCATCATAGCACCCATAGAAGGAAAGATCAAATGCATTAAAACAAGCTCTTATAAAGAACTTGGTGAATGCATTGAAGTGCAAATTATAAATAACATTACTCATCAAGGTGCTATTGTAGCACCACTTCCTATGGATATAGAAGAAACAAGAATTAGACATGGAATTTTTTTATGTCCATTTATGAAAAACACTCATTTAATGGGTGAGAGAATGTTATTTTTATCTCGTTCTAAAGGTAAGCAGTGGGCTTTGAGAATTATATTTGGTGCACTCAATCGAAAAACTCATTTAAATGAGTTTGGTCATCATTTAAACCATGGTCAAAACATCGGCTTTATGTTTGATGGTAGCGTAAGCTTACTACTTCCAAAAGACACTAGAATATGTATTAATGAAAATGATAAAGTCCGCGTAGGCGCATTGATAGGGTATTTAAATCCATGAATTTTAAGTTAATTTACATTTTACCAAATCTTTTTACCGCAGCTTCAATATTTTTAGGTATCATTTCTGTGATTGCCTCAATCAATCAAAATTTTGATAAAGCTTTGATTTATATCATTTTATCATTAATTTGCGATGGTTTAGATGGGCGTGTGGCAAGAGCTACCAATTCAACTTCTAAATTCGGAGTTGAGTTTGATTCATTGGCAGATTTGATTGCTTTTGGTGTTGCGCCTGCTATGCTTTTTTACATGAGTATAGGTTATGAGTATGGTCGTTTTGGCTCTTTAATAGCGGGTTTATTTGTGGTATTTGGCGCTATACGTTTAGCAAGATTTAATGTAACCACAGGAACTTATGAGCCTTCAGTTTTCATAGGACTTCCTATACCAACGGCCGCAGTTGTAAGCGCATTATGGGTTGGCGCTTATTTGTATTATGATTTTTTACATAACTTTTCTTTAATGATAGTATGTATTCAAATCCTTTTAGCTTTTTTAATGGTCAGCAACATAAGATACCCAAGTTTCAAAAAGATTGATCTAAAAAGAGCAAATGTATTAAAAGTGTTAATTCTTTTAGTGATCTTATTTTCTATGCTTTATTTGTACTTCTTAGAAAGTGCCTTAATTGTAGCAAGTTTATACGTGTGCTATGGACTTGTGCGTAGCTTTTTTACTTTAATGCGTAAATTTAAAAAAGATTAGATTTTATTTTCACTTCATTTTTTAACAATATACTTTTTATTAATTTTACTAAAAAGGGGTTAAAGATGAATAAAAACAAATTATTCAGACAAATTCACATTTATATTAGTTTATTTTTCCTACCTTTGGCTTTTTTATATGCACTTACAGGTTTTGCATATATAGCAGGTTTTAATGGAGAAAGTGGTGCTAAGGTTCAAAATTATAAAGTTCAAGCGATTATCCAAGAAGGTGCTGAAGCAGAATTTTTAATTGATTTTTTGCAGAAAAATAACTTAAAACTTCCATCATCTCTAGAGCCTAAACTCAACAAAAAAAATGGAGCCATAGAGCTTGGTATTATCAACTATACTGCTAGTATTCTTAAAATTTCAGAGAATAACTATGAGATTACCACTAAGACAAGAAGCTTGCTTGGCAATATGGTTTTACTACATAAAGACAAAGGTATGTGGTATTTTTCCGTACTTGGTTTAGCCTTTGCTTTAGCTATGGTAGTGCTTTATATTTCGGGTATTTTAATCACGCTTATTGCTATACGTAAAGATAGAGCAAAGCAAATTGCTGTTTTAGGAGCTGGTTTTATCATAACTTTGCTCATAGCTTATCTTAGTGTATAAATTTAAGGTATATCTTATAAAAAATAAGATATACTTTCCCTTTTAAAAGGACAGATGGGTGAGTGGCTGAAACCACACCCCTGCTAAGGGTGCAGATCTTAACGGGTCTCGAGGGTTCAAATCCCTCTCTGTCCGCCACACTGCTAATTCAACTTTTATAAAATCTTTAAATTTACCCTAATTCAACTCGATAAGGTTGTTATAAAATGCTCTATTTTGCTAAGAAGTTATCATATATTAAAGTCATTTTTATAACTCTGCTTTTAAAAAATTAACTCATGGTTTTAAAATCCAATGTATGCTTCTATTGATTTAAAATCTTTTTACGCTTCTGCTGAATGTATTTTAAGAAACCTAAACCCCCTAACAACCAATCTCATTGTAGCAGATGAGTCAAGAACAGATAAAACTATTATTTTGGCGGTTTCACCTGCTTTAAAAGCATATCATATACCCGGTAGATTAAGACTGTTTGAGTTTAAACAAACCATTCACTCACTCAATCAAGCACGCTTAAAACAAAGCCAATACCATTCTTTTAAAGCTAAAAGTTTTGATGCAATTCAACTCGATCAAAACTTAGATTTAGAAATAGATTATATTATCGCTAAACCTAGAATGGCAACTTATATTGAATTTAGTGCTAAAATATATAGCATTTATTTAAAATATTTTGATGCTAAAGACATACATGTTTATTCTATCGATGAAGTTTTTATCGATCTTAGTTCTTACCTTGAAAAATACAAACTTTCAGCTTATGAACTACTTACCAAAGTTTTACTTGATATTTTACACACTAGTAAAATCACGGCAACAGCAGGCATAGGGACCAATCTATATCTAGCAAAAATCGCCATGGATATACTAGCCAAAAGACAAAAGGTAGATGAAAATGGCTTACTTATAGCCTTCTTAGATGAGAAGCTATATCGTTATAAAATGTGGCATCACAAGCCTTTGAAAGATTTTTGGCGTATAGGTAAAGGGATAGCTTTAAAACTTGCTAATTTCAACATTTACACCATGGGAGATCTTGCGAGATTTTCTTTAAAACACGAAGCTTTGCTTTATAAGCATTTTGGTGTTAATGCTGAACTTTTAATCGACCATGCATGGGGCATTGAAGCATGCACGATGAAAGATATCAAAAACTACAAATCACAAAATCATTCCAAAGTCATGGCTAAAGTTCTACCTTTTGCCTATGAAAACAAACAAGCAATGAAAGTTCTAAAAGAACTTGTAGATCACTTAGTACTTGAGCTTATCCAGTGTGATCTTAAAACCAATCATATCACACTAGATATACAATATGACAAAAGCAATCTAGAAAGCTCCAGCTTTTCAAACTCTTATAAAGGAACAATTATCAAAGATAGCTATGGAAGAGCTATACCTAAAAATGCCCATGGAAGTATACCCTTAGAAAATTTTACTCATTCTTTAAAAATCATCAACAAAAAAGCCTTAGAACTTTTTCACAAAATCAGTGATAAAAACTTAAGTATTCGAAAAATCAGCTTAAGTTTAAATAACATCACAGATAAAGCACAAGAAAACTACCAAGAACTAAATTTATTTAGTGATTTGAATACAATTTTACAAGAGCAAAATCAACTTGCAAAAGAAGAAAAACTCCAAAAAACTAGACTTCAAATCATGCAAAAATTTGGTAAAAATGCCATTGTTAAAGCTTCAAGTTTAGATGATGAAACCAAAGAAATCACTTCTTTGATAGGAGGTCATCATGCATGATGATTATCAAGATATAATAGACATAAAGTATCAAAAATCAAAACAATTCCCACCAATGCCAAGAGAAAAAAGAGCAGCACAATTTGCTCCATTTTCAGTCTTAAATGGTTTTAGCAAAGCTATTTTAAAAACACAAAAAGATATGGAAAAAACATTAGAAAAAAGTAAATATCAAGAAGAAAGTTGATTTTCTTCTTGAAGTTGTATTATCTTGCGTTAGAGTACTTCTCAAACTCTCCGCTTTCATCGATTTCATTACCATAAAGTTTGTGTAATTCATAGTAATATTTTACAAATTCTTTACACTCATCATTAAGTGGTAAAAATACCCCATCTTCTAAAACACAAAATTCGTCTAGATAGTTTTTTGCATCTTCTTTCAACATATAATGTTTTGCTAACTTATAATAATTTTGCATAAACACAGCCTTAAAACTCTCATATGCTTCCTCATCAAATTTAATGTTTAATTTCTCATTTGCAAAAGATAGCACCCCTGATTTAAACAACAATGATAAATGAATTAAACCTTCAGTATAATAAGGCTTAACCTCTTCTACTCTTTGCCAAGCAATCAAACCTATAGCCCTTTTAATAAGTTCATAAAATACAGGAAGTTTTAAATCATCTTCTTCATGTAAAAAGAAATTCACAAGCCCACCTGCAGTAGCTTTAAACTCTTCTATATTTTTAAACACACCACTTTCATTCATTTTCTTTTCACTATCATTTGCCACAAAGAAAATATGCCCAAACTCATGACCTATAGTGGAAACTTCATAAATTCTTTTCCATAATTTTTCATTATAAAATAAAATTTCTCTCCCATAATCTAAAAATTCTTTTTCAAATACCATAGAAGAAAGCTTCATGAAAGGTTTGGTTTTAGCATTTTCATAAACATAATTCAAAAAAGCAAAGATCTTTTTACCTGCTATATTGCTTACATATTCATCATTTGGCACTACTTGAGCAGAAAAAAGCCCCTTAAACTCTGCTCCATAAAAAATCATAGGCATACAAATATAAAGCTGGGTTTTATCAAGATTAAAATTCACCTCATCAAACAAAGCTTCATCTTCTTCATCTAAATTTGCATACACCATTGCAAAGCTTTCTTTGATTTTATCTTTAAACTCACCCCCATTAAAATCACTCACATCTTCTAAACGTATATCCCACTCAAGTGCCACTGCATGAGTATAAGAGTCTTCATAGTATTCCAAAGGATGACCAATTTGCAATGGGCATTTTACTTCCATCCATGCAAGCTCTGCTTCTTGCCATTTTTTAACCACCTCGTTATTATCTTTTTCACAAAAAGCAAATTTTAATTTTTCTATATAATCAATATAAGCATTTTTTTCATCATCTAATGCGCAATTTCTTAGTTTTTCTAAAAGTTTATCAAACTCATATTCAAGTTTTAAGACTTCATTTTCAAAAGCTTTTGCATAAGGTAAAAACCTCCAAAGAGTTCCTATTTTGACTAAAGCTCCATAGCTTCTTTCACAAATTTCGCCATCTTGATTAAGCTGATAAAGCTCATTTTGTTTTAAAAACTCCAAAGCATCACTTAAATTTGGAAATTGTTCTTTTAAAATTTTATTATTTGTATCTAAAATTTGCTTACTCCAAACAAGCTCAAAGGAATTCATCACCACGCCTATATTATGCACACCTTGAACTAAAGCCAAATAAAACTCATCAAGTAAATTTTTACTCTTAATCTCATCGATTAAATCTTGATGTTCTACCTCATAAAAGGCTCTTACTAAAGAAAAAACTTTATATTTTATTTGAGAAATTTCTTCTTCATTTAAACCTTTTTTCTCAAGCTCTTGAACTAAATTTTCTTCTTTTAAATCCACTAAACGGCGTAACATTGCCAAAACATTATTTTTTTCATTTTCAAGATTAGCTAATTCTAA of Campylobacter sp. 2014D-0216 contains these proteins:
- the ftsH gene encoding ATP-dependent zinc metalloprotease FtsH — protein: MNKKSNDPKDNQNNNSFFNRNPIFIFAIFAIVMILLFKGFSDDGSMGIMGGENTKKVTYSELKTLIENNQIAQVNIGQTTVKAVSKAGNMVYITKKVANDATFVPLLDSKGVSYGAFNESNWFIDILLSWVLPVFIFFGIWMFLASRMQKNMGGSILGIGSSKKLVNSEKPKVKFNDVAGVEEAKEEVKEIVDFLKYPERYINLGAKIPKGLLLVGPPGTGKTLLAKAVAGEADVPFFSVSGSSFIEMFVGVGASRVRDLFENAKKEAPAIVFIDEIDAIGKSRAASGMMGGNDEREQTLNQLLAEMDGFGTESSPVIVLAATNRPEVLDAALLRPGRFDRQVLVDKPDFKGRCDILKVHMKDVKISPEVKVEDIARLTAGLAGADLANIINEAALLAGRDSKKHVEQKDLVEAVERAIAGLEKKSRRINDKEKKIVTYHECGHALIAETTKGAKKVSKVSVIPRGLAALGYTLNTPEENKFLMQKHELLAEVDVLLGGRAAEEIFIKEISTGASNDLERATDIIKAMISMYGMSEIAGLMVLEKQRNTFLSGGQTIKDYSDKMAQDLDEYVKKTLDERYIGVKETLKTYSGAIEVMVQALYEEETIDGAKVREIIKNYEEENNLPTRLEEKEQEVAKEN
- a CDS encoding 50S ribosomal protein L11 methyltransferase; protein product: MQTHYHELFFQTDEEYLELFLDLIFSLDIDAIEEKNNGIYIRSEEDLELIQIALKNFHQKLCEKLNTNIFFSSSLEKKENKNWIEEYKKGIQALTIDNIHIHTTWQEAKEDKINIVIDPALAFGSGHHESTYTCIEFLQKYTDNSKFCLDVGCGSGILSIIMAKLGAKVQACDTDELAIVASKENAQLNHVNFDDIWVGSVNKSLHKYDIVVANIIADILIILEKDLKEKTKEGGILILSGILNKYEERIKDKFKDLTLLECKHKGEWLSLAYKKEIK
- the pglF gene encoding UDP-N-acetylglucosamine 4,6-dehydratase (configuration-retaining), with translation MDYKSKRLGFFLGADILLFVISIYLSFSLRFSADIPSEFYEGMFKSAVILILLKILFLAFFRIYQVAWRFFSLNEARKLVIALALAELVFLAIYYFYDDFFNPFPRSVIGIDFVLSCMLIGSLRISKRMIVDFRKPKYNEEHPCIVVGATSKALHLLKGAKEGSLGLFPVAVVDERTNLIGTYCDKFIVEEKEAIRKYTAEGIHTAIIALKLEQEELKKLFDELIAYGINDIKLFSFTQNEARDISIEDLLARKPKDLDNACVIDFIKDKVVLVSGAGGTIGSELCKQCIKFGAKHLIMLDHSEYNLYKINDELSLHKEKIEPIMMSILDKEALEKLIKEKNIDLILHAAAYKHVPLCEQNPHSAILNNIIGTKNLIDLAKTYKVAKFVMISTDKAVRPTNIMGCTKRICELYALSSSCENFEVACVRFGNVLGSSGSVIPKFKAQIAANEPLTLTHPDIVRYFMLVDEAVQLVLQAAAIAKGGELFVLDMGEPVKIMDLAKKMLLLSNKKLEIKITGLRKGEKLYEELLIHEDDLKTQYESIFVTTSEIKDLNILNQEIEKLLQSADPAKVLKEIVPEFNHNKNGE
- a CDS encoding chemotaxis response regulator CheY, translating into MKLLVVDDSSTMRRIIKNTLVRLGHKDVLEAEHGVEAWDLLSQNDDIKVLITDWNMPEMNGLELVKKVRAEEKYADMPIIMVTTEGGKAEVITALKAGVNNYIVKPFTPQVLKEKLEDVLGTNEG
- the pglE gene encoding UDP-N-acetylbacillosamine transaminase, producing the protein MRFFLSAPHMSGKELEYIHKAFESNYIAPLGEFVNALEQSIKDYTKSSNALALNAATAAIHLALRVLGIKEGDVVLASSFTFIASVAPISYMNATPVFIDCDETYNLDVNLLKKAIKESPKKPKALILTHLYGNASKMDEIVQICKENEIFLIEDAAEALGSFYKNKALGTFGDFGVYSFNGNKIITTGGGGMLVSENHANLEKARFYSTQARENCLHYEHKEYGYNYRMSNILGAIGTAQMEVLEERVNKKREIYSWYKEFLNGTFTFLDELENTKSNRWLSTALLDFDSNKLNTCEKHYICDHKAVKIQDNILKIIQVLKDNQIESRPLWKPMHLQELYKGCSAYLNGNSEFFFSNGICLPSATTMSKADVEEVSTLILNTLKD
- the pssA gene encoding CDP-diacylglycerol--serine O-phosphatidyltransferase, translating into MNFKLIYILPNLFTAASIFLGIISVIASINQNFDKALIYIILSLICDGLDGRVARATNSTSKFGVEFDSLADLIAFGVAPAMLFYMSIGYEYGRFGSLIAGLFVVFGAIRLARFNVTTGTYEPSVFIGLPIPTAAVVSALWVGAYLYYDFLHNFSLMIVCIQILLAFLMVSNIRYPSFKKIDLKRANVLKVLILLVILFSMLYLYFLESALIVASLYVCYGLVRSFFTLMRKFKKD
- the pglD gene encoding UDP-N-acetylbacillosamine N-acetyltransferase, whose translation is MDTTKSIYIYGTGGHSLVCVDVAKNLGYEKIIFLDDNKGLKYHSNLEKHDMFIAIGANHIREKLFKKAKEDGFRLVNLIHKSAIISPSAFLDDEGILIMPNVVVNAKASITKGVILNTACVVEHECFVGEFSHISVGAKLAGAVNIGKRCFLGINSSVIPCVTLCDDITLGAGGVVVKDLKSKGIYAGVPAKKIKEAK
- a CDS encoding phosphatidylserine decarboxylase, giving the protein MKIDFIAKAGWGLLIVLAIVFVIAQLIWGFSWLLWCIFILFACLFRSSTINHIADSNTIIAPIEGKIKCIKTSSYKELGECIEVQIINNITHQGAIVAPLPMDIEETRIRHGIFLCPFMKNTHLMGERMLFLSRSKGKQWALRIIFGALNRKTHLNEFGHHLNHGQNIGFMFDGSVSLLLPKDTRICINENDKVRVGALIGYLNP